From the genome of Fusarium fujikuroi IMI 58289 draft genome, chromosome FFUJ_chr06:
TTTACACGTGATAggatccttcatcttcagcttgaagaggtacctacctaccttgtAAAATTACTTTCCACTGACAtcgacaacctcttcaactCGCCCATGTGCATTTCAACGTAGCTTATCCAATCAAAGCCACTCctcctctcatcctcactgcCGCTTTTCGCGCCGTTACTTTGGAGATCAAAGGCGCTACGAGAAAACGTTACGGAAAGAAAATCACTTCTCAGTTCAGGGTGGGAAGCGGAGACAGGGCTGATGCGGAGCAAAGGAACTTGAGCAACACCAGATCAGCCCTCTCTAAGCACACTATTTTACCAGGCCGATCGGAttcttgatgccatcaatAAAATCCTACTGTTTCACTAACAACAAGCCACAGCCTCTGGCAGTAAAAATATGGAACCGGAATTCCCAGCAGTAACAGAACCTACCGCCAGAGATCCGGTCTTGATGTGCGGGTTTTTGCAGATCCTACAAGCAACACGCTTGGAGATCCGGAATCCAAGGAAGTTGTCCGCCCTATTGCGCAATGACTAACACAATCCAGCTGCATTGCAAGCGAGAAGGAAATTCCAAACTCTTCCCAAACTCTCCTGCTCCGTCGGCTCCGCTTCCGTCCTAGACCTGCCTTTACGTAGCTGCAACGATGCTGTCTACAACACCCCCAAGAAGTTGGTGATCAGCCTACAGTCAAGGTCCAGGGTCCTTGCTAAAACCGACGTGTTGAGTGTCTTCTCTCGCACTTTGTTGAGACAGGAATATGATGCCGTATCCCCATTGGCTGTTCAACGTCAACCAGCCTCGCGTTGTCTGTCAGCCAGCACAGGCTCGAATAGCTAATGTCTCGCATGGGTAGAGACAATAGAATCGCCGAGTTCGAGAGCGGAACCGATTTCGCTTCCACTCGGATACGTTTAAATCGTCCCTTTGAGAAATTCTCCCGGGGACATTTGCCAAGTTCGGATACACAGTATAGGTTCGGTAGGTGGTTTTGGTATTTGCTAATAGTAACTAATAGATAGGTAGTGGAGGTTTTGAGATCAGACAAGCGAGTACTGGGATCTGTGGAGGTGCGGGGATTGATGGTCGGTGCGTGTGGGGTAGTCTAGACTTTGGATCTTGCACCCAGGCCCGGGCTCAGAGAACATGACCATGCTCATCTACAGtactcatcaagctcaactgGAGTCAGTCGTTCACTGGGCCAGCATGGGCAACTGGTCCTCTTTGCATCGTCGGAACTTGAGCTCGTGGAGACACAGGCCTCACTCTGCCATATAACCTGGGTACCCTGTGCCCCATGAATATTGTCTGCCCCCAATCATGCAAGcattcagtcagtcagtctgCCCCCAGCCCCCCCTGCAGGTGCAGACCGCTAGAGTAGATGATTGATGCTGGCATTCGAATTGCCCTTTGTTGGCTAGCTTTTACCCCCGCGTTATAGACAATTTCCCCGTGGGGTTGACTCTTCGTTACACACCGTGTATGAGCCGAGCCCATCATTTTCATTCCGCCGGGATGTTACCGAGTCCGGGAAAAGAAGGTTTGATTATAAGGCTACGGTGCAGTATACTAACTTGGCACTTATTGAATAGATTCAAGCCTATTTAAACATATGCGTACCTGACTCGCCGAAGACAATGATAGTCACATCATTTCGCGACCACTCATCAACTCGAGTCGGCCCAACACTTTGAGTTTCTTGATCTGGCCGAGCTTTCAAAACCCGGGGTCCCCAAACGATTTGCACGAGGTGGCAGCCACTTGGATCCGGGTGCAAATGCGGGGTTGAGAAACAACCTAGGAAAACCGCATCTGTATTGGGTGCCGCAACTTAGATTTCATCGGGAAGTCGGTCTTTGTTCCGGATAATATCGTGATAACCTCGGTCGTGTCAGGGCAGAGTTACTCGGATGTGCTTCCTTTGCTGTCGTATCGCAGTGTCGAAGTGCAACACCGGTAACACTGAAAAGGAGGTAAGAATCCATCAAGACTTGTTGATAGTAATAACACTGGCAATGGTTTGAAGTGTGTCTTATCGGGACGCTGTTCAAGCTCGTGCCTGCTGGTGCCGACAGTAGCTGAGGGGTCTCCTCAGTTCATACGAAACTATATGAAGCTTTTCCGAGCATCAAGACATTGagtttttcctttcttccgTCCCTTGGTCAGTAGACTTTCAGCATCAGATGGAGAATTGTATTCGTCAGGTCATGCATGTCCAATGTCACCCAGCTGCTTTTAATTTCTGCAATTTTTCACAGGATGTACCTTACTTCTTGTGCATTGATATATCCAAGCAATGACATCAAAAAGCGTTGGGGCCGGCCTCGCTTCTCTCAGACTCTCATGGTCAGCCTTGGAGTGAGTAACCAACCTGACCACTCTCACTGCCAAGCTGGATTAGACGCTGTCTCATACCGTCGGCCCTGCGCCTATCTTCCTCCGGGAGCGACTCGAAAGCACATTTGTCAACCCAGTTACCAATTCCATGCTGTAGAACGTTCCTTGCTCGAAGAGTGCTGCCCTGCACATGGCCAACGGAGCCGTGCAGTGTCATTCGctccttgctgctgctgtaaGCCCCGCGGTGCAGAATATTGTTGTTATAAAAGACAATATCGCCGGGCTGCAGCTTGACGATAAGCTGGTCTGGTAAGGACTTGGCAAAGGGATCTGCGTTTCGCTCGGTCGAGGTCCTAGCGCGCTTGTGCGAGCCAGGCACGACGATGAGAGAATCATCATCCCATAAAGCGAAGTTATACTGGGCATGGTAGGCATGCTTGCCAAGACgctccatctcctcgtcctcgctaGCCTCAGCGGGGATGTCATCGCGATGCCACCTCAACTCAAAATCCCTTTCTGGTCTGACAAGCATGTTGAACAGCTCCACCACGAGATGGTCGTCTTGGCATTGCAGCAGCTGCTTCACAATGCCGAGAATGGCTTCAGAGAAGTACAGCTCTGTGAATAGCTCATGACCAGGGAGATCAGGGTTCATGAGATGTTGGACACCCCATATTCCGTGCTCACGTGCCTGACTGGCATCCCATGGTGGGAATTGTTTTCCTACAGTCCGTACTGCAAAAACATTAGGagaatatttatttaaagcAATAGTTAAGGGGCTGTACCGTAAGGCCAATGCCCTTCACGAGCAAGCTGAGTGGCCTTTGAGCTGACCTCACGAAGAGCATCGAGCTTATCCCTGCTCACGATCGACTTTATGACCACAAACCCATCCCTGTTGAGATATTGGAGATACTGCGAGGTGGACATGATGTGATATGAAAATGCCGGTTTTGGGCCGTT
Proteins encoded in this window:
- a CDS encoding related to Putative nicotinamide N-methyltransferase, translating into MSTSQYLQYLNRDGFVVIKSIVSRDKLDALREVSSKATQLAREGHWPYVRTVGKQFPPWDASQAREHGIWGVQHLMNPDLPGHELFTELYFSEAILGIVKQLLQCQDDHLVVELFNMLVRPERDFELRWHRDDIPAEASEDEEMERLGKHAYHAQYNFALWDDDSLIVVPGSHKRARTSTERNADPFAKSLPDQLIVKLQPGDIVFYNNNILHRGAYSSSKERMTLHGSVGHVQGSTLRARNVLQHGIGNWVDKCAFESLPEEDRRRADGMRQRLIQLGSESGQVGYSLQG